In Synechococcus sp. RS9909, one genomic interval encodes:
- a CDS encoding NADPH-dependent assimilatory sulfite reductase hemoprotein subunit yields MSQLDVDASQSPLGSGSGDGAQALPKAEQRKIDSDYLREPLLTELANDRPQFSEDALQILKFHGSYQQDDRDRREKGKDKQWQMMLRLRSPGGRIPASLFLALDDLSNRLGDGSLRATTRQAFQMHGVAKADLKEVIGTIVRHMGSTLAACGDINRNVMAPAAPFDKDGYPAARQLADDIADLLSPETAEGSYLDLWVDGDLSYRIKPSRIVKAARQRQRDGAVFSGDPQEPLYGDTYLPRKFKVAVTVPGDNSVDLLTQDIGLVAFSEPSGALRGCNVYVGGGMGRTHNKEETFARIADPLGYVAADQVLDLVQAILALQRDHGDRTLRRHARMKYLIHDRGIDWFRDELLARYFHGELGALRHEAKPKLTDYLGWHRHRPGMWFVGIPLLCGRLEGELKAGLRRIVETYQLEIRLTPNQDLLLCNIGTPQRAGIRQALADLGIETPDAPAPLARHAIACPALPTCGLAITESERILPDVLERLNTQLEQLAINKPILVRMTGCPNGCARPYMAELALVGSGVNQYQLWLGGSANLQRLARPFLQRMPLDQLEATLEPLLISWRDAGGRRSLGDHVEKLGDQVVATLLGDPAVAPT; encoded by the coding sequence ATGAGCCAGCTCGACGTCGATGCATCGCAGAGTCCGCTGGGCTCCGGCAGCGGCGACGGTGCTCAGGCACTGCCCAAGGCGGAACAACGCAAGATCGACAGCGATTACCTGCGTGAACCGTTGTTGACGGAACTGGCGAACGATCGGCCCCAGTTCAGTGAGGATGCGCTCCAGATCCTCAAGTTTCACGGCAGCTATCAACAGGACGATCGCGATCGGCGCGAGAAGGGCAAAGACAAGCAGTGGCAGATGATGCTGCGTCTGCGCAGCCCCGGCGGCCGAATCCCCGCCTCATTGTTCCTAGCTCTCGACGATCTTTCCAATCGCCTCGGAGACGGCAGCCTGCGGGCCACCACCCGCCAGGCCTTTCAGATGCATGGGGTGGCCAAAGCCGACCTCAAGGAAGTGATCGGCACCATCGTGCGCCACATGGGCTCCACCCTGGCGGCCTGCGGAGACATCAACCGCAATGTGATGGCACCGGCGGCCCCATTCGATAAAGACGGCTATCCGGCAGCCCGGCAGCTCGCCGACGACATCGCCGATCTGCTCAGCCCCGAAACAGCCGAAGGCTCCTATCTCGACCTCTGGGTTGACGGCGACCTCAGCTATCGGATCAAACCGAGCCGCATCGTCAAAGCGGCCCGGCAGCGCCAGCGCGATGGCGCTGTGTTTTCCGGTGATCCACAGGAGCCCCTTTACGGCGACACCTACCTACCCCGCAAGTTCAAGGTGGCCGTCACCGTTCCCGGTGACAATTCAGTGGATCTGCTCACCCAGGACATCGGCCTGGTGGCCTTCAGCGAACCTTCTGGCGCCCTGCGAGGCTGCAATGTGTACGTGGGAGGGGGCATGGGCCGCACCCACAACAAAGAGGAGACCTTCGCCCGGATCGCCGACCCCTTGGGCTATGTGGCCGCCGACCAGGTTCTGGATCTCGTGCAGGCGATCCTCGCCCTCCAACGCGATCACGGTGATCGAACCCTGCGGCGCCATGCGCGGATGAAGTATCTGATTCACGATCGGGGCATCGACTGGTTCCGCGACGAGCTGCTGGCCCGCTACTTCCATGGGGAGCTGGGCGCCCTGCGCCATGAGGCAAAGCCGAAGCTCACCGACTACCTCGGCTGGCACCGCCACCGGCCCGGCATGTGGTTTGTCGGCATTCCCCTGTTGTGCGGTCGCCTGGAGGGAGAGCTCAAGGCCGGGCTGCGGCGGATCGTGGAGACCTACCAGCTCGAGATCCGGCTGACGCCCAACCAGGATCTGCTGCTGTGCAACATCGGCACCCCGCAGCGGGCCGGCATCCGCCAGGCCCTTGCCGATCTCGGCATCGAGACGCCGGACGCGCCCGCGCCGCTGGCCCGCCATGCGATCGCCTGTCCGGCCCTGCCCACCTGCGGACTGGCGATCACGGAATCGGAGCGCATTCTTCCCGACGTGCTCGAGCGGCTCAACACCCAGCTGGAACAGCTGGCGATCAACAAACCGATCCTGGTGCGGATGACCGGCTGCCCGAACGGGTGTGCTCGCCCCTACATGGCGGAACTGGCCCTGGTGGGCAGCGGCGTGAATCAGTATCAGCTCTGGCTTGGCGGCAGCGCCAATCTGCAACGCCTGGCCCGCCCCTTCCTGCAACGGATGCCCCTCGACCAACTCGAGGCCACCCTGGAACCTCTGCTGATCAGCTGGCGCGACGCCGGTGGCCGGCGCAGCCTCGGCGACCATGTCGAGAAACTCGGCGATCAGGTGGTGGCAACCCTGCTCGGTGATCCGGCGGTGGCCCCCACCTGA
- a CDS encoding M15 family metallopeptidase, whose protein sequence is MARAVAPRRTSRDDIPVARRARPVRRRTGGSGVWIACVLVFGGSLGTVLFGPSLLARLSPPPVVVEGIEETPSTDGRLLGHFPYPEASGTELVTVEPGIELHTDAASAFRALQQAAAVDGVDLRLLSGYRSHALQKSIFFDVKSERNQTASERAKVSAPPGYSEHSTGFAMDLGDGDAPGTNLSQSFETTRAFRWLQDHAASYHFVLSFPPANPQGVSYEPWHWRFEGSAEALRRFEPARQLAQTP, encoded by the coding sequence GTGGCTCGTGCCGTTGCGCCCCGTCGCACCAGCCGGGATGACATTCCGGTCGCACGTCGTGCCCGGCCGGTGCGGCGCCGCACCGGCGGCTCGGGTGTCTGGATCGCCTGTGTGCTGGTGTTTGGCGGTTCTCTGGGCACGGTGCTCTTCGGCCCGTCCCTTCTGGCGAGATTGTCACCACCACCTGTGGTGGTGGAAGGGATCGAGGAAACCCCCAGCACCGACGGTCGCCTGCTCGGACACTTTCCCTACCCGGAGGCCTCTGGGACCGAACTGGTCACGGTGGAGCCTGGGATCGAGCTCCATACCGATGCGGCCTCCGCGTTTCGGGCTCTGCAGCAAGCCGCCGCAGTCGATGGTGTGGATCTTCGTCTGCTCAGCGGCTACCGCTCCCATGCCCTTCAGAAGAGCATTTTCTTCGATGTGAAATCGGAGCGGAATCAAACGGCATCGGAGCGGGCCAAGGTGAGTGCCCCCCCGGGCTATTCCGAGCACAGCACCGGATTCGCCATGGATCTGGGGGATGGCGATGCGCCCGGCACCAACCTCTCCCAGTCGTTTGAAACAACCCGCGCCTTCCGCTGGCTTCAGGACCATGCGGCCAGTTACCACTTTGTGCTCTCCTTCCCACCCGCGAACCCCCAGGGGGTGAGTTACGAGCCTTGGCACTGGCGTTTTGAGGGCTCCGCCGAGGCTCTGCGGCGCTTCGAGCCCGCCCGCCAGCTTGCCCAGACGCCTTGA
- the glyS gene encoding glycine--tRNA ligase subunit beta: protein MASTFLLEIGTEELPADFARLALPQLKATVTGDLKEWRLNHGAIQVTSTPRRLAVIVENLVERQEDLREDRKGPPVAQAYVDGQPGPAALGFARRCGVDPSALEVRATPKGDCVFATVLVEGQSTLSLLQERIPGWVDALQGRRFMRWGSGDQRFSRPVRWLVALFGEVCVPVTLAASDPVVHSGRSSRAHRLFDRTVDLADAEAYGAALAAAGVVVDRNKRAEIIRTALKERAEVLQGVADCPPALFEELVDLVEAPRVLTGSIADRYLALPPEVIITVMQSHQRYVPLRRPGVCMDPLGLSAREVLCPDFLLVSNGLASADDRIREGNQRVLSARLADAEFFLSVDRRQPSSARREALQAVTFAEGLGSLRDRSDRIEHLAGQLLERLECPQATQEAARRAAHLCKHDLVSQMVGEFPELQGLIGGKYLLEEGESRAVALAVVEHYQPRGAGDALPSSDAGAVVALAERLELLLSIFAKGERPSGSSDPYALRRAGNGILQILWERGWRLDLLELLKGAAGRWQELLPAFAVDTDVLVRDLVLLLRQRIHSQLEDDGHAPDLVQAVAGDAVSDERLLCDPIDVLDRIRLLSQLRQQNRLVAVQAVVQRAARLAEKGDLARGVLDAADTVDPKRFASPSEQAMYGVVQRLKPLAQARNYQALAHALVEATPTLEAFFDGDQSVMVMADDPELRRNRLNLLSVLRNQAGVLAQFERIQA, encoded by the coding sequence GTGGCTTCAACCTTTCTGCTGGAGATCGGAACGGAGGAACTGCCGGCCGATTTTGCCCGCCTGGCTCTGCCCCAGCTCAAGGCGACGGTGACGGGCGACCTGAAGGAGTGGCGTCTGAACCATGGCGCGATTCAGGTCACCAGCACCCCCCGGCGCCTGGCTGTGATCGTGGAGAACCTGGTCGAGCGCCAGGAAGATCTGCGCGAAGACCGCAAGGGGCCGCCCGTCGCCCAGGCCTATGTCGATGGCCAGCCCGGTCCGGCTGCCCTTGGTTTCGCGCGCCGCTGCGGCGTCGACCCCTCAGCTCTGGAGGTTCGGGCCACACCCAAAGGCGACTGTGTGTTTGCCACGGTGTTGGTGGAGGGTCAGAGCACCCTGTCGCTGCTGCAGGAGCGCATTCCCGGCTGGGTGGATGCACTCCAGGGGCGTCGCTTCATGCGTTGGGGTTCGGGTGATCAGCGCTTCAGCCGTCCGGTGCGCTGGTTGGTGGCGCTCTTCGGTGAGGTCTGCGTGCCGGTGACCCTGGCGGCCAGCGATCCGGTGGTGCACAGCGGCCGTTCCAGCCGGGCCCACCGCCTGTTCGATCGGACGGTGGATCTTGCCGATGCGGAGGCCTACGGCGCTGCCCTGGCGGCGGCGGGCGTGGTGGTGGATCGCAACAAGCGGGCGGAGATCATCCGCACCGCCCTCAAGGAGCGTGCCGAGGTCCTGCAGGGCGTGGCTGATTGCCCGCCTGCTCTGTTCGAGGAGCTGGTGGATCTCGTCGAGGCTCCCCGGGTGCTCACCGGCTCGATTGCCGATCGCTATCTGGCCTTGCCGCCGGAGGTGATCATCACCGTGATGCAATCGCATCAACGCTATGTGCCCCTCCGCCGTCCAGGCGTGTGCATGGATCCGCTCGGCTTGAGCGCCCGCGAGGTGTTGTGCCCCGACTTCCTGTTGGTGAGCAATGGCCTGGCTTCGGCGGATGATCGGATTCGTGAAGGCAATCAACGGGTGTTGAGTGCTCGCCTGGCCGATGCGGAATTCTTTCTCAGCGTGGATCGCCGCCAGCCCAGCAGCGCGCGGAGAGAGGCGCTGCAGGCCGTGACCTTTGCTGAGGGGTTGGGCAGTTTGCGCGATCGCTCCGATCGGATCGAGCATCTCGCAGGTCAGCTGCTCGAGCGGCTCGAGTGTCCCCAGGCCACGCAGGAGGCGGCCCGTCGTGCCGCCCACCTCTGCAAACACGACCTGGTGAGTCAGATGGTGGGTGAGTTTCCGGAATTGCAGGGATTGATCGGAGGCAAATATCTCCTGGAGGAGGGGGAGTCCCGCGCCGTGGCGCTGGCGGTGGTCGAGCACTATCAACCCCGGGGAGCCGGCGATGCCTTGCCGTCCAGTGATGCCGGCGCCGTGGTGGCTCTGGCCGAGCGCCTCGAACTGCTCCTGAGCATTTTTGCCAAAGGTGAGCGACCCAGCGGTTCCTCCGATCCCTATGCCCTGCGCCGCGCTGGGAACGGCATCCTTCAGATCCTCTGGGAACGGGGCTGGCGTCTCGACCTGCTCGAGCTCCTGAAGGGCGCCGCCGGGCGTTGGCAGGAGCTGCTGCCGGCTTTCGCTGTCGACACCGATGTCCTGGTGAGGGATCTGGTGCTCCTGTTGCGTCAGCGCATCCATTCCCAGCTGGAAGACGACGGCCATGCCCCCGACCTGGTGCAGGCCGTGGCAGGGGATGCGGTCAGCGATGAACGCCTTCTCTGCGATCCGATCGATGTATTGGATCGAATCCGCCTCCTCTCCCAGCTGCGTCAGCAGAACCGACTGGTGGCCGTTCAGGCGGTGGTGCAGCGGGCCGCCCGCCTGGCGGAGAAGGGCGATCTGGCTCGCGGCGTGCTCGATGCCGCCGACACCGTGGATCCGAAACGGTTTGCCTCACCGAGTGAGCAGGCGATGTATGGCGTGGTGCAGCGTCTAAAGCCTCTGGCCCAAGCCCGCAACTATCAGGCGCTTGCCCATGCTCTGGTGGAGGCCACGCCCACCCTGGAAGCGTTCTTTGATGGCGATCAAAGTGTGATGGTGATGGCCGACGACCCAGAGCTGCGCCGCAATCGTCTCAATCTGCTCTCTGTGCTGCGCAATCAAGCCGGGGTGTTGGCCCAGTTCGAGCGGATCCAGGCCTGA
- the typA gene encoding translational GTPase TypA gives MSAPNKAIRNIAIIAHVDHGKTTLVDALLNQSGIFRDNEAVPTCVMDSNDLERERGITILSKNTAVTYNDTRINIVDTPGHADFGGEVERVLGMVDGCLLIVDANEGPMPQTRFVLKKALEQGLRPIVFVNKIDRARVDPETAVDKVLDLFIELGADDDQCDFPYLFGSGLGGFAKPDMKTDSETMQPLFDAILRHVPPPVGDPEKPLQLQITTLDYSDFLGRIIIGRVHNGVIKQGQSAALIKDDGSVKKGRISKLLGFEGLQRVEIEHASAGDLVAVAGFDDVNIGETIACPDEPKALPLIKVDEPTLQMTFVVNDSPFAGKEGKFVTSRQVRDRLQRELLTNVALRVEDTDSPDRFAVSGRGELHLGILIETMRREGYEFQVSQPQVIFRTIDGTPCEPVETLVMDVPEEAVGACIEKLGTRKGEMQNMETGQDGRTQLEFIVPSRGLIGFRGEFIRATRGEGIMSHSFFEYRPMLGDFDTRRNGVLIAFEEGTATFYALKNAEDRGQFFISPGTKVYKGMIIGENNRPQDLEINICKAKQLTNMRSAGADELDTLQAPVQMTLERALEYIGPDEMLEVTPESIRLRKLPAKKMAKR, from the coding sequence ATGAGCGCCCCGAACAAGGCGATTCGCAATATCGCGATCATCGCCCACGTTGACCACGGCAAAACAACCCTGGTCGACGCCCTGCTCAACCAGTCCGGCATCTTCCGCGACAACGAAGCGGTGCCCACCTGCGTGATGGACTCCAACGATCTGGAGCGGGAGCGCGGCATCACCATTCTCTCCAAAAACACGGCGGTCACCTACAACGACACCCGCATCAACATCGTCGACACCCCCGGCCACGCCGATTTCGGTGGCGAAGTGGAGCGGGTGCTCGGCATGGTGGATGGCTGCCTGCTGATCGTGGATGCCAATGAGGGGCCGATGCCCCAGACCCGCTTCGTGTTGAAGAAAGCGCTGGAGCAGGGGCTCCGTCCGATTGTGTTTGTGAACAAGATCGACCGGGCGCGCGTCGATCCCGAGACGGCTGTCGACAAGGTGCTGGATCTGTTCATCGAGCTGGGCGCCGATGACGATCAGTGCGATTTCCCTTACCTGTTCGGCAGTGGTCTGGGTGGGTTCGCCAAGCCCGACATGAAGACCGACAGCGAGACGATGCAACCGCTGTTCGATGCGATCCTCCGCCATGTTCCGCCGCCGGTCGGCGATCCCGAGAAGCCGCTGCAGCTTCAGATCACCACCCTCGACTACTCCGATTTCCTTGGTCGGATCATCATCGGCCGCGTTCACAACGGCGTGATCAAACAGGGGCAGAGTGCGGCGTTGATCAAGGACGACGGCAGCGTCAAGAAGGGGCGGATCAGCAAGCTGCTCGGCTTCGAGGGCCTGCAGCGTGTGGAGATCGAGCATGCCTCGGCCGGTGATCTGGTGGCCGTGGCCGGTTTCGACGATGTGAACATCGGCGAAACCATCGCCTGCCCGGATGAACCCAAAGCTTTGCCGCTGATCAAGGTGGACGAGCCCACCCTGCAGATGACCTTCGTGGTCAACGACTCCCCCTTCGCCGGCAAGGAGGGCAAATTCGTGACCAGTCGCCAGGTGCGCGACCGCCTGCAGCGCGAACTGCTCACCAATGTCGCGCTGCGCGTGGAAGACACCGACTCCCCGGATCGCTTTGCCGTGAGCGGTCGCGGTGAACTCCACCTGGGCATCCTGATTGAAACCATGCGGCGCGAGGGCTACGAGTTCCAGGTGTCCCAGCCGCAGGTGATCTTCCGCACGATTGACGGCACTCCCTGCGAGCCTGTGGAGACTCTGGTGATGGATGTGCCCGAGGAAGCTGTTGGGGCCTGCATTGAGAAGCTCGGCACCCGCAAAGGCGAGATGCAGAACATGGAAACCGGCCAGGATGGTCGCACCCAGCTCGAATTCATCGTTCCCTCACGCGGCCTGATCGGTTTCCGTGGTGAATTCATCCGCGCCACCCGCGGTGAAGGGATCATGAGCCATTCCTTCTTTGAATACCGGCCGATGCTGGGTGATTTCGATACCCGCCGTAATGGTGTGTTGATCGCCTTTGAGGAGGGAACCGCCACCTTCTATGCCCTCAAGAACGCCGAAGATCGGGGCCAGTTCTTCATCTCACCCGGCACCAAGGTGTACAAGGGCATGATCATCGGTGAGAACAATCGTCCTCAGGATCTGGAGATCAACATCTGTAAGGCGAAGCAGCTCACCAACATGCGGTCAGCAGGTGCCGATGAACTCGATACCCTGCAGGCCCCTGTGCAGATGACCCTGGAGCGGGCGCTGGAGTACATCGGCCCCGACGAGATGCTCGAAGTCACCCCTGAGTCGATCCGTCTGCGCAAGCTGCCCGCCAAGAAGATGGCCAAGCGTTGA
- a CDS encoding DUF309 domain-containing protein has protein sequence MSVNPTAPADDPRFARGVALFDQGEWYAAHDVLEDLWHETSDPERRVLQGLIQIAVAQVHLQRGNVRGATILFGEGLGRLSRRSDPDLGLDLPRLRERVSQRLQALQNGEDPDITSPPLRLLS, from the coding sequence TTGAGCGTCAATCCCACCGCGCCGGCAGACGATCCCCGCTTCGCGCGGGGTGTCGCTCTGTTCGATCAAGGCGAGTGGTATGCCGCCCACGATGTGCTCGAGGATCTCTGGCATGAGACCTCTGATCCCGAGCGGCGGGTGCTGCAGGGGCTGATCCAGATTGCCGTGGCCCAGGTGCACCTGCAGCGCGGCAATGTGCGGGGTGCCACGATCCTGTTCGGTGAAGGACTCGGTCGTCTCAGTCGTCGCTCTGATCCCGATCTCGGTCTTGATCTGCCGCGCTTGCGCGAACGCGTCTCCCAGCGCCTGCAGGCGCTGCAGAACGGTGAGGATCCAGACATCACGTCGCCGCCGCTGCGTCTGTTGTCCTGA
- a CDS encoding U32 family peptidase: MTLPELLAPAGDWAALKAAVAQGADAVYFGVEAFNARLRAENFRLQELPEIMTWLHARGVKGFLTFNVLVFTDELPAAANLLLAAARAGVDALIVQDLGLCLLARQLVPELALHASTQMSITSAAGVAQAAAAGCERVVCARELSLKDLRRLQQQLRQRQQFGQCQQLGQCQQLGQCQQPMPLEVFVHGALCVAYSGQCLTSEALGQRSANRGECAQACRLPYALIVDGEQRDLVEQRYLLSPQDLSAWALLPELVDLGIASFKIEGRLKDPTYVASVTQAYRQQLDGLAVDPAAIRRQLELGFSRGLSSGWLEGVNHRRLVHGLWSKKRGPVIGRLERVEARGWLVLRSSESLRPGQGLVLEVEDASADPLEPPRELGGRIMEIQGLGMDRCRLRLGPKRHDVRALRPGATVWLTDDPQWQSHWQRQAALEASALERPLRLRVSGQFGVPLRLEAVMPPLASGANRSGPITVESAMDLQAAQAQALDRSRLEGQLGRLGGSGWRLESLELDLAEGLFLPVAELNRMRRRLLAAMAEVDHTDHSAPTAAPARDHEAIQRALAACAPQRPERAAVTEAPALHVLVRSLEQLQALIEVGDAVPIASVVADLECPSDLKTAVRLGRGHWPGGIRLAGARITRPDERWSLEPLIRAEADGYLVRNADQLETLSPLAPCVGDFSLNIANPLSHRWMLGHWGLQRLTASYDLNLSQLLDLARAVDPDQLEVTLHQHMPLFHMEHCLFCAFLSEGHDHTDCGRPCEHHVVSLRDRSGVDHPLRADLGCRNTLFNGRAQSGVEALPDLLAAGLRHFRLELLEETAEASVRRVRLYGQALQGRIASEAVWRQERIDHRLGVTRGGLRGARPERTSHLGS, encoded by the coding sequence TTGACGTTGCCCGAGCTTCTCGCCCCCGCCGGCGATTGGGCCGCACTCAAAGCGGCCGTGGCCCAGGGTGCCGATGCGGTGTATTTCGGGGTGGAGGCCTTCAATGCCCGCCTGAGGGCTGAAAACTTCCGTCTCCAGGAGCTGCCCGAGATCATGACCTGGCTGCATGCCAGGGGCGTGAAGGGGTTTCTCACCTTCAACGTGCTCGTGTTCACCGATGAGCTGCCTGCAGCGGCGAACCTGCTGCTGGCCGCGGCACGGGCTGGGGTTGATGCCTTGATCGTGCAGGACCTGGGCCTCTGCCTGCTCGCCCGCCAACTCGTTCCCGAGCTGGCCCTGCATGCCTCCACCCAGATGTCGATCACCAGCGCTGCCGGTGTGGCCCAGGCGGCGGCGGCGGGCTGTGAGCGGGTGGTGTGCGCCAGGGAACTGAGCCTGAAGGACCTGCGGCGTCTCCAGCAGCAGCTGCGCCAGCGCCAGCAGTTCGGTCAGTGTCAGCAGTTAGGTCAGTGTCAGCAGTTAGGTCAGTGTCAGCAGCCAATGCCGCTCGAAGTGTTTGTGCATGGCGCTCTTTGTGTGGCTTACTCGGGGCAGTGCCTCACCAGCGAAGCGCTCGGGCAGCGCAGTGCCAATCGGGGCGAATGCGCCCAGGCCTGTCGCCTGCCCTACGCCCTGATCGTGGATGGTGAACAGCGGGATTTGGTGGAGCAGCGCTATCTGCTCTCACCCCAGGACCTCTCGGCCTGGGCGCTGCTCCCGGAGCTGGTCGACCTGGGGATTGCCAGTTTCAAGATCGAAGGTCGCCTGAAGGATCCCACCTACGTGGCCTCGGTCACCCAGGCCTATCGCCAGCAGCTGGATGGTCTCGCGGTGGATCCTGCAGCGATCCGTCGCCAGTTGGAGCTGGGCTTTTCCCGTGGCCTTTCGAGTGGCTGGCTGGAGGGGGTGAACCACCGCCGACTGGTCCATGGCCTCTGGAGCAAGAAGCGTGGACCCGTGATCGGTCGCCTCGAGCGAGTGGAAGCGCGGGGCTGGCTGGTGCTGCGCAGCTCCGAATCGCTCCGGCCCGGGCAGGGGCTGGTGCTGGAGGTGGAGGACGCCAGCGCCGATCCCCTGGAGCCGCCGCGGGAGCTCGGGGGGCGGATCATGGAGATTCAAGGTCTGGGAATGGATCGCTGTCGTCTGCGCCTCGGGCCGAAACGACACGATGTGCGTGCCCTGCGTCCCGGCGCCACAGTGTGGCTCACCGATGATCCCCAATGGCAGAGCCATTGGCAGCGGCAGGCGGCCCTGGAGGCCTCAGCCCTGGAGCGGCCGCTGCGGCTGCGGGTGTCGGGTCAGTTCGGGGTGCCGCTTCGGCTCGAGGCGGTGATGCCACCCCTGGCCTCCGGGGCGAACCGTTCCGGGCCGATCACAGTGGAGAGTGCCATGGACCTCCAGGCAGCCCAGGCTCAGGCGTTGGATCGATCGCGACTCGAGGGTCAGTTGGGCCGGCTTGGCGGCAGCGGTTGGCGGCTGGAGTCACTGGAGCTTGACCTGGCCGAGGGGCTGTTTTTACCGGTCGCTGAACTCAACAGGATGCGTCGACGCCTGCTGGCGGCGATGGCCGAAGTGGATCACACGGATCACAGCGCGCCAACCGCCGCGCCTGCGAGGGATCACGAGGCGATCCAGCGCGCTCTGGCGGCCTGCGCGCCGCAGCGACCGGAGCGTGCCGCTGTCACTGAAGCGCCGGCCCTGCATGTGCTGGTGCGCAGCCTTGAGCAGCTTCAGGCCCTGATCGAGGTGGGTGATGCCGTCCCGATCGCCAGCGTGGTGGCGGATCTGGAGTGCCCCAGTGATCTCAAAACGGCGGTGCGGCTGGGCCGTGGTCACTGGCCCGGGGGGATCCGTTTGGCCGGTGCCCGCATCACCCGGCCCGACGAGCGCTGGAGCCTGGAACCGCTGATTCGCGCCGAAGCCGATGGCTATCTGGTGCGCAATGCCGACCAGCTTGAAACCCTCAGCCCCCTCGCCCCCTGCGTCGGCGACTTCTCCCTGAATATCGCCAACCCCCTGAGCCATCGCTGGATGCTCGGGCACTGGGGGCTCCAGCGGCTCACCGCCAGCTATGACCTGAACCTGAGTCAGTTGCTCGACCTGGCCAGGGCGGTGGATCCGGACCAGCTGGAGGTGACCCTGCATCAGCACATGCCTCTGTTTCACATGGAGCACTGCCTCTTCTGTGCCTTTCTCTCCGAGGGGCACGATCACACCGATTGCGGTCGCCCCTGTGAGCACCATGTGGTGAGCCTGCGCGATCGCAGTGGTGTCGACCATCCGCTGCGGGCCGACCTGGGGTGTCGCAACACCCTGTTCAATGGCCGAGCCCAGAGTGGTGTGGAGGCTCTGCCCGATCTGCTGGCGGCGGGCTTGCGCCACTTCCGGCTGGAGCTGTTGGAGGAGACCGCTGAGGCCAGCGTGCGCCGCGTCAGGCTGTATGGCCAGGCGCTCCAGGGCCGGATTGCCTCGGAGGCGGTGTGGCGGCAGGAACGGATCGATCATCGGCTCGGGGTCACCCGTGGCGGCCTGCGGGGTGCGAGGCCCGAACGCACCAGTCACCTCGGTTCCTGA
- the chlP gene encoding geranylgeranyl reductase: protein MLRVAVVGGGPSGSCAAEILAKAGIQTWLFERKLDNAKPCGGAIPLCMVDEFEIPDHIIDRKVRNMKMISPSNREVDIKLDPLGYDQNAYIGMCRREVFDAFLRNRAAELGTTLVNGLVQKIDTGNQRQGPYTLHYADYSSGGPTGEIKSLEVDLIIGADGANSRVAKAMDAGDYNVAIAFQERIKLPAEEMAYYEDLAEMYVGTDVSPDFYAWVFPKYDHVAVGTGTMQQNQSLIKGLQKGIRERASKRLFKGEVIKVEAHPIPEHPRPRRVVGRMALVGDAAGYVTKSSGEGIYFAAKSGRMCAEAIVEISGNGARIPTEKEIKSTYLKRWDRKYGATYAVLDILQRIFYRNDAAREAFVEMCDDRDVQKLTFDSYLYKRVVMMNPWQQIKLTLRTLGSLLRGEALAPSDYDPVPSAVGRSDGDFLAQEAAEAIKAKAQAQASDSSDHKETATIA from the coding sequence ATGCTTCGAGTTGCCGTCGTCGGTGGGGGTCCTTCCGGATCCTGTGCTGCAGAAATCCTCGCCAAAGCCGGCATCCAGACCTGGCTCTTCGAGCGAAAACTCGACAATGCCAAACCCTGCGGCGGGGCCATCCCGTTGTGCATGGTGGATGAATTCGAGATTCCTGATCACATCATCGACCGCAAGGTGCGGAACATGAAAATGATCTCCCCCTCCAATCGAGAGGTGGACATCAAACTCGATCCGCTCGGTTACGACCAGAACGCCTACATCGGCATGTGCCGGCGTGAGGTGTTTGATGCCTTCCTGCGCAACCGGGCCGCCGAGCTCGGTACCACCCTGGTGAATGGTCTGGTGCAGAAGATCGACACCGGCAATCAACGCCAGGGCCCCTACACCCTCCACTACGCCGACTACAGCAGTGGTGGACCCACCGGGGAGATCAAAAGTCTGGAGGTGGACCTGATCATTGGTGCCGACGGTGCTAATTCCCGTGTCGCCAAAGCGATGGACGCCGGCGACTACAACGTGGCGATCGCCTTTCAGGAGCGGATCAAGCTTCCTGCCGAAGAGATGGCCTATTACGAGGATCTCGCCGAAATGTATGTGGGCACCGATGTGTCCCCTGATTTCTATGCTTGGGTGTTTCCCAAGTACGACCATGTGGCGGTCGGAACCGGCACCATGCAGCAGAACCAGTCGCTGATCAAAGGGCTGCAGAAAGGGATTCGGGAGCGAGCCAGCAAGCGCCTCTTCAAGGGTGAAGTGATCAAGGTGGAAGCCCATCCGATCCCCGAACATCCCCGTCCCCGCCGGGTGGTGGGACGGATGGCCCTGGTTGGCGATGCGGCCGGCTATGTGACCAAGAGCTCTGGTGAGGGGATCTACTTCGCCGCCAAGAGCGGCCGCATGTGCGCGGAGGCGATTGTGGAAATCTCAGGCAACGGTGCCCGCATCCCCACCGAAAAGGAGATCAAATCCACCTATTTGAAGCGCTGGGACCGCAAATATGGCGCCACCTACGCCGTTCTCGACATTCTGCAGCGCATTTTCTATCGCAATGACGCTGCCCGCGAAGCCTTCGTGGAAATGTGCGATGACCGCGACGTGCAGAAGCTGACCTTCGACAGCTACCTCTACAAGCGGGTGGTGATGATGAATCCCTGGCAACAGATCAAGCTGACCCTTCGCACCCTGGGCAGCCTGCTGCGCGGCGAGGCCCTGGCCCCCTCCGACTACGACCCGGTTCCCTCAGCGGTGGGACGATCGGATGGCGATTTCCTCGCCCAGGAAGCGGCCGAAGCGATCAAGGCGAAGGCCCAGGCCCAGGCCAGCGACAGCAGCGATCACAAAGAAACCGCCACCATCGCCTGA